CGGACTCATGTTGCTGCCGAGCCTGATCCGGATCGCGTTTCGAACTGAAAGCCCGCCGCTACGCCCCTCACAGGTCGCTACATACTTATTACCCACTCATTTGCCTAGCCCTTCATCCTTCCCGCCCACGCCGCAAACTTTGAATATACATATCGAATATGCATAATGACTTTCAGAATCCAGTTTGACCCTGCCAAAGGCCGAAAAAACCTGCTTAAACACAATGTTCGCCTCGCTGATGCAGAATCCGTTTTGTACGACGACCATGCACTGACAATAGAAGACAACGATCACGACGAACCGCGCTGGATCACCATTGGAGACAGCGGCAAGGGGCAGATTCTGGTAGTGGCGTACACCTACCGCGATCCGAACTTCATCAGATTGATCTCGGCCAGGAAGGCTAGCGCCCGGGAAATCAATCTTTACAGAGGCAAATGACTGATGAAAGAGCATTACGACTTTAGCAACGCCAAACGCGGACCGGTTGCACCTGTCAAGGGCAAGAGCCGCATCACGATTATGCTGGACGATGTGGTGCTTCAGGCGGCACGGGAACGTGCCGACGAGCAAGGCATCGGCTACCAGACACTGATTAATGGATTGTTGCGGCAGGTGTTGAAGGTCGATACCAAGCAGGATGCAACAGAAAAACGCCTGCTGAGTACGGGGGACGAATTGAGCGTCACCGCTTTCAATCGCCGTGAAGTTGAAGCACTGGAGGCTCAGCTAAACAGCATGGCCAGCTCACTTCATGTGCTTTTGAGTGTTCACAGTAAAGCCTCGTCGACCTGAGACATATTGGCCAAGGCCGAGCCAGCCGCTTGCGGGCTGACCAGGCTCAAGCATTCCACACCTGATGAAACCCTCGCTATTACGGCGCGGCATCTTCCTGAGACAACTGCGTGATCAACGCCACGGTCAGGTAAAGCCTCGGAGCAATGCTCGACAGTTAGATGTATTCATCATCAGCGTGCAAGCCGGCGCCGACTACGCCCATGGTTTCCAGCACAGCCGGTTTGGCGCTGTCCGGCACGTATGCGTAGCCCGCATCGGTGCCGAAACGCATGGCGATAGGCTCAATGTTGTGACCGATTTCGCCATAAAGCGCCTGTGCGGTTTTTGCCAGCTGCTCGGAGCCCGGATTTTTCGCCAAGGGTGGGCGGCCTTTTTCCAGGCGCAACGTCACTTCAGTGCCATCAATGAGTTTTTTTGCCACGATGCGTTGGGCATCGGCGAGTACCCGGTCGGTTTCACTCAGGTCGGAGTAACGCATGTCAGCCTCGGCCGAGGCGCTGGACGGGATGATGTTGCGCTTATCGCCGCCCTTGATCAGCGTCCAGTTGACCGTGGTGCCTTTGGCCGGATCGCCAAGATCCTTGAGCTGCAACATCTGGTGCGCCAACTCCATGGCCGCATTGTGCCCGGCTTCAGGCGCTGAACCGGCGTGGGATGACTTGCCCTTCACGTCGAGAATCAAACCGTTGATGCCGTTGGTGGCGACAGTCACTGCGTCTCTGTCTGGCGGCTCAAACGAGAATACGTAGTCGTGCTGTCGAGCGAGCTCGGCGATGATTTTTTTCGAACCAGCGGAACCGGTTTCCTCATCGGGGTTGAACAGCACCGTGAGGGTACCGAAATCCTTGAACTTCTCATCCTGCAGCAGCCGCAATGAATGCAGAATCATCGCCACGCCGCCTTTGGCGTCAGCAACACCGGGACCATAGGCGCGCTCGCCGTCGACCTTGAACGGACGTTTCGCGGCTGTGCCTGGCCCGAACACCGTGTCGTAATGGACCATCAGCAGAAAATTCTTGCTGCCAGTGCCCTTGATAGTGCCGACGATGTTGTCGCCAGCGGACGGGCTCGCAGGTGTCGTGGTGACTTCAGCACCCAACGCCTTGAGCCGCTCGACCAGCACCGCGCTG
This genomic window from Pseudomonas sp. G.S.17 contains:
- a CDS encoding BrnT family toxin, which codes for MMTFRIQFDPAKGRKNLLKHNVRLADAESVLYDDHALTIEDNDHDEPRWITIGDSGKGQILVVAYTYRDPNFIRLISARKASAREINLYRGK
- a CDS encoding BrnA antitoxin family protein, which gives rise to MKEHYDFSNAKRGPVAPVKGKSRITIMLDDVVLQAARERADEQGIGYQTLINGLLRQVLKVDTKQDATEKRLLSTGDELSVTAFNRREVEALEAQLNSMASSLHVLLSVHSKASST